In Funiculus sociatus GB2-C1, the following proteins share a genomic window:
- a CDS encoding glycoside hydrolase 100 family protein, whose amino-acid sequence MEENALEIEAMRILVESLISYKGSLVGTPAAYTAKKNRKENERTKVSKDMLNYDQVFIRDFIPVALLFLIKGDFEITINGKLQLIKGKEIVKNFLEVTLELHQQERSSTFLNTGRVLMPASFKILKKQGKEKLEPDFGQHAIARVTPVDSSLWWIILLRAYWKATGKTALVHRIDFQEGIRLILELCFSDRFDREPTILVPDGACMIDRRMGIYGYPLEIQVLFYAALRAADELLDRKNHSNKELIPEIKKRLIDLANHMRDEYWMDMEELNKTYQYNVEEYGETAINKYNIYANSIPYANLDDWIPEDGGYLIGNIGPSQMDFRFFSLGNLMAIVSSLATKDMSEKIMKLIKERKKELLGQMPFKICYAAIDGQEWKIVTGCDPKNSPWSYHNGGSWPVLMWMWAAAAQKVGEQEYLNFASSAIELAGKRLQKDEWPEYYDGHTGHLIGREARRNQTWTCAGYLLAKELIGKDGSKHLKLIGFDDYIEPKSKPLSSRL is encoded by the coding sequence ATGGAAGAAAATGCACTGGAAATAGAAGCAATGAGGATACTTGTTGAGTCGCTAATTTCCTATAAAGGAAGTTTGGTAGGCACGCCAGCAGCCTATACTGCTAAAAAAAATCGGAAAGAAAATGAGCGTACCAAAGTTAGTAAGGACATGCTCAATTATGATCAAGTTTTTATTCGGGATTTTATTCCTGTAGCACTTCTGTTTCTTATAAAAGGTGACTTTGAAATTACTATTAATGGAAAATTACAGTTAATCAAGGGCAAAGAAATTGTTAAAAACTTTCTTGAAGTAACATTAGAACTGCATCAGCAAGAAAGGTCAAGCACTTTTTTAAACACCGGGCGAGTTTTGATGCCTGCAAGCTTCAAAATTCTTAAAAAGCAGGGGAAAGAAAAGCTGGAACCTGATTTTGGTCAACACGCGATCGCTAGAGTCACGCCTGTTGATTCTAGCCTCTGGTGGATTATCCTGTTGCGGGCGTATTGGAAAGCAACCGGAAAAACTGCTTTAGTCCATCGAATTGACTTCCAAGAAGGCATCAGGTTAATTTTGGAACTCTGCTTTAGCGATCGCTTCGATCGAGAGCCAACTATCTTAGTACCCGATGGTGCTTGTATGATTGACCGTCGGATGGGTATCTATGGTTATCCTTTAGAAATCCAAGTGCTATTTTATGCTGCCTTGCGTGCTGCTGATGAGCTACTAGATCGGAAAAATCACAGTAATAAAGAACTTATTCCAGAAATCAAGAAACGATTAATCGATCTCGCTAACCATATGCGGGATGAATATTGGATGGATATGGAAGAATTGAATAAAACCTATCAGTACAATGTCGAGGAATATGGAGAAACAGCTATCAATAAGTACAATATATATGCTAACTCCATTCCCTATGCTAATTTAGATGATTGGATACCAGAAGATGGTGGTTATCTAATTGGTAATATTGGCCCTTCGCAAATGGATTTCCGTTTCTTTTCTCTAGGCAACTTGATGGCAATTGTATCTTCTCTAGCCACCAAGGATATGTCAGAAAAAATTATGAAGCTGATCAAAGAACGCAAAAAAGAGCTTCTTGGACAGATGCCCTTTAAAATCTGTTATGCAGCTATAGACGGTCAAGAGTGGAAAATTGTCACGGGCTGCGATCCAAAAAATAGTCCTTGGTCTTATCATAATGGTGGCAGCTGGCCTGTTCTGATGTGGATGTGGGCAGCAGCTGCTCAAAAAGTTGGCGAACAGGAATATTTAAACTTTGCAAGTTCAGCCATTGAACTTGCTGGAAAACGTTTGCAAAAAGATGAATGGCCAGAATACTATGATGGGCATACCGGACATTTAATTGGCAGAGAAGCTAGAAGAAATCAAACTTGGACTTGTGCTGGTTACTTATTAGCAAAAGAACTGATTGGTAAGGATGGTTCAAAGCATTTAAAGTTAATTGGCTTTGATGACTATATAGAGCCTAAGAGCAAGCCGTTATCATCAAGATTGTAG
- a CDS encoding glycosyltransferase family 4 protein — translation MRIAQIAPLWERVPPFRYGGIELIVSLLTDELVQRGHEVTLFASGDSLTTAQLKSVHEQALRLDPKIKEHGLYEQMILSQVYQQAHHFDIIHSHVGCAALPYTAFVTTPTVHTTHGIFTPDNEKIFRQFRWQPYISISEAQREPKLGLNYIHTVYNGIDPDVYYFQEKPSQPTYLAFVGRLSPEKGPEGAIKIARAIGLPLKMAGKIDVVDREYYKEILEPLIDGEQIQYLGEVSHEEKVQLLGGATVTLFPITWREPFGLVMIESMATGTPVIGIAMGSVPEVIAHGKTGFVCHSIEDMISAIPEAMKLNRQTCRDYVLSRFSVQKMVDEYEKTYQMALLGNG, via the coding sequence ATGAGAATTGCCCAAATTGCTCCACTGTGGGAACGAGTACCACCCTTTCGCTATGGAGGAATTGAGCTAATTGTCAGTTTATTGACAGATGAATTAGTTCAACGCGGTCATGAAGTCACATTATTTGCCTCTGGAGATTCCCTCACGACTGCTCAGCTTAAATCAGTGCATGAGCAGGCACTGCGGTTAGATCCCAAAATTAAGGAGCATGGACTTTATGAGCAAATGATACTTTCTCAGGTCTATCAACAGGCGCATCACTTTGATATTATTCATTCCCACGTCGGTTGTGCAGCCCTACCTTATACTGCTTTTGTAACAACACCAACCGTACACACTACCCACGGCATCTTTACGCCGGATAACGAGAAAATATTCCGGCAATTTAGATGGCAGCCTTATATCAGCATCAGCGAAGCGCAGCGAGAACCCAAACTAGGTTTAAATTACATCCACACGGTCTACAACGGCATTGACCCAGATGTCTATTACTTCCAAGAAAAGCCTTCTCAACCAACTTATCTAGCCTTTGTTGGTCGCCTCTCACCGGAAAAAGGGCCAGAAGGAGCGATTAAAATTGCCCGTGCCATCGGCTTACCTCTGAAAATGGCTGGCAAAATTGATGTAGTCGATAGGGAATATTATAAGGAAATTCTGGAACCGCTGATTGACGGCGAACAAATCCAGTATTTGGGGGAAGTGTCCCACGAGGAAAAGGTGCAGCTACTGGGAGGCGCTACAGTGACGCTATTCCCGATTACTTGGCGCGAACCATTTGGCTTAGTGATGATTGAATCGATGGCAACTGGTACGCCGGTGATTGGTATCGCAATGGGTTCGGTGCCAGAAGTCATCGCGCATGGTAAAACTGGGTTTGTTTGCCACTCCATAGAAGACATGATTTCAGCAATTCCAGAGGCAATGAAGTTAAATCGGCAGACTTGCCGAGACTACGTTTTAAGCCGTTTTAGCGTTCAAAAAATGGTGGACGAGTACGAAAAAACTTACCAGATGGCACTGCTGGGGAATGGCTGA